The genome window GAGCATATTCCTGAGGCAGATATCGATGGAGACGGCCTTGTTGACCCTTATGACGCCTTTCTGATTTCCCGCTTTCTGGAGACCGGCACTTTTGATTTCCGTTATGCTGTGCGCAACCTTCTTGTTCGTACAGCAACCTCTACAGGGCTGCCCCTGTCCTCCTTGTACACGTTGGATACAGGAAGAGATGAATGGGTTTCGGGAAGGCTTGAGGAGGGCAATGTGATGTGGCAGATGGAGTACAAGCAGAAAGGCGCTTCTCGCCAGCAGTGCAGGCCTCCTGTATTGAACATCAAAACCAAGTTCAGGGATCGGGATATAGGCAGGGCTGATCAGATGTACAAGCTCTTTCCTGGCCTTACAACATATCCTGGGTTTTATGAATTGCGCTACAGAAAGATGCGCTTTACGCCAGATTGCGATGTCTGGGGAGACTTTGAGCTTGGACCTCTTCTGCGGGAATATTTTATCTATTCAATCTTCAGGCATTTTGGCATTCCTGCTGTAGACCCTGTAGCATTTGCCCAAGTTACTTTTGTATCATCGGATACTGATTTTGACCAGGGAGAGTCTTATCCCTACCTCATACTCCAGAGGATTGATGAAGAGAAAGATCAAATCCCGTTTGCGTCTCAGTTTTCCTTTGTCCGGTTGATTGAATCGAGCGACACGGTATGGGATGTTTCAGGAGATGGTTTCTCTGGCGTGTCCATTCAATACAGTGACCTGAGTTCAGAAATGAGCGGGCAAGAAGAACTCAGATTTGACCCTGACACTGCCATCAGATATTCCTTATTGTCGGATTTTACCTCGTTGGGAGACATTGCCACTTTGCACAATGTAGATTATGGGCTGCAGAGCTCAGGCATCTGGAAGCATATTCCTTTTGACTTTGACATATCTTTTTACTGTGACTTTTCTACCAGAGAGGTTCTCAACCGGATTGAGCAACTACCTTCTGAACTCCAGCCGTTCTACAAACAGGCTTACTACAGGATTGCCAGGGAAATCTTTGACAACCCAGATAACCTCAATTATATGCTTGCTCTTGTGGACAGCTATCCTTTCAGCGATAACACCGTCAAAATGAAGAACACGATTAAGCTGCGGTTCTATTATTATGCGCTTTATTTCGGCTCCTCCCAATTTGCATCAGATCTTGGGCAGGAATATGTTCCTTTTGAGAACCAAGAGGCTTATGTCCGGGAAGCTGTTCGCATAGCTGAACGGGAATCGTTTGATTCTATTTGCATGGAAAATAGCAGGCATCGCATTTTGCTTGATCTTCCTCTTGTACTTGAATCGCGTTATAAGCAACCAGAGATCGTTCCTGGGCCTCTTGCTGTCAGGCTTACTCCTCACATCTATGGAGATACTATAAGGATGGCTGTTGGCGACAGGACTCCTCCGATTATTTTCCACGAAGCCAACAATCAGGAGATAACAGGAAGGCGGGTTGCTGTCTTTTGGAGGGCAGGAGGAGATTCCGAAGGTAATCCCCTTTTTAGTGATGCTCCTAGAGGCTCAGTAACCAATGCCAGAGAGGACCAGAGCCTTGTCCATCAGGCAGAAAACGGCAGGCCGATATGGTTTGATGCCGGTCCTGTGATCCAATTCAACCAGCCAGGCTATTATGAGCTGCGCATGGCTGTGAAAGGCTTGGATGGAACCTGGAGCGCTCCTGCGATAGTTACGTATATTATTGGGGAATAAATTTATATATATCTCTGATACTTCAACTCTTCTATGGCAAAGGTAAAGGTTGCTTCTATCCATGACATTCCTGAAGGAGAGGTCAGGAAGGTTGAGGCAAATGGCATTGAGATTGCCCTCTCCCATGTAGATGGCGCATTCCATGCAGTGCAGCATCAATGCCCTCACAAAGGCGGGCCTCTTGGAGAGGGGTTTCTGGAAGGCGGTGTTTTAAACTGCCCCTGGCATGGCTGGCGGTTTGATGTGACGACAGGCAAGTCAAAGTATGATGAGAAGATCAAGATCAAGACCTTTCCTGTTAGTGTTCAGGGAGAGGATGTTTTTGTAGAGGTTTGAATCCTTAAAGTGTTAAGTAAAGTTGTTAACTTCCCAATCGGGCTTTTTGCAGGGGCTTATCAGGGATGCCGCCGAGTTCGCTTCCAGTTTCCTTTGTTCATATCGACATTCCCCGGGTTGGACGACCCCCTTGTCGATGTGCTTCTTTTTGGCTGCAAAGCTCACAAAAAAGGCGGCACCCTTCCCCCTGCAAAAAGCCCCGAGGTACTTGGAAACTCTACTTAACTCAAAGAAAACTTTTATAAACCAGGATGGTTTCACTATTGTTATCATTTTTCAAAACAAGGGAGGAAAACTTATGGTACACGAACTGCCAAAACTTGCGTATGATTTTAATGCGTTAGAGCCATATATAGATACAGAAACAATGAAGCTCCATCATGGCAAACACCATGCCGGCTATGTTGCGAAGCTGAATGCTGCCCTGGAGAAATACCCCAAGCTTCAAGGGAAGGACGTGAAGGAATTATTGAAGGATTTGAACGCTATCCCTGAAGAAATACGGACTGCCGTCAGGAACAATGGGGGAGGGCATGCAAACCACAGCTTGTTCTGGGCCATCATGGCGCCAAAGGCAGGAGGAAATCCGTCTGGAAAGATTGGCAAGGCGATTACAAAAGCGTTTGGCAGCTTTGAAGCATTCAAGGAGAAGTTTTCAGATGCTGCTGCAACACGGTTTGGATCTGGATGGGCATGGCTTGTTGTTGATAAGGGAAAACTTGCAATCATGAGCACCGCAAACCAGGACAGCCCGCTCTCAGAAGGGAAGATCCCTGTTCTTGGATTGGACGTATGGGAACATGCGTATTATCTTAAGTACCAGAACAAGCGGCCTGACTACATTGCTGCATGGTGGAATGTGGTGAACTGGAAGCAGGTTGAAGAAAACTTGACTAAGGCGATGTAAGAACAGTTCCATGATTGTTGCATTCTTTTATCTCTTCTCTTTTATTTTTCTTTTATACCCTTCAATCGCCTTTCTTGCGGAATCCACAAGAGGCAGCTTCAAGGCTTCATCAATCGTGTACCAGCCATAGGTGAGTATTTCCTCGTTTGGGGTTATATCTGTCTGCATTGCCCTGGCAGCGTAGGTGATGAAATGAAATCCCATCTTGGGATCTATGAAATCCTTGCTTGGCTGCTTTTCGCTCTCTCCTAATCTAACCAAATCGGAGATTTCAATAGCAAGCTCTTCATTAATCTCCCTCCTGAGCGCTCTCTCTTCTGTCTCTCCGTCCTCAATCCTTCCTCCTGGGACGATGTATCCGTTCCATTTCGGGGAGGTCATCAGAAAAATCTTACCAGAAAGGCTATAGAGCACTGCTCCGACACAGGTTTTTATGGGCATCTCCGCAAGTTCTCCTTATGTCTTGGGTCAATCAGGCCCGGGCATGGCAGCTCTCTTAACATCTCTTTGGAGGCTAGGCCCCACCTTTTCCTCCAGAACTTTGTAAAACGCTGCAGGGCCAAAGGTTTTTCCTGAATGGACTGCAGCTAGGGCATCCTCATAGGAAAACCATTGGTGAGTTTGATCCACGGAATCAAATTTGTCGGGGATATCCAAAACAACTATCTTGCTTGAGACAGCTTCCTCTCCAGTCAATGCTTCCACGCAATAGTTTTCCAGGATGAAAGTTTTCATATATTCTTCCATCACGAAAATCTGGTCAGCCCGCTCAATGTGATTTGTTTCCAACTGAACGCCCCTGCCATTGATCCTCCCCCATGGTTTGATGCCTGCAGACTGCACTTCTGCATCTAACGAGTGGTCTTTACAGTACTGAACAAGCCATTCTTCAGCAGCCGGGCTTCGGTACAGGTTCTGCCCGCACACGAATAAATAGGCTGGCTTTTTCATCTTGTTACTCCAGGACTTCGATCATCTTCTTTTTTGATGTGAGTCCAGAAACAATCTTAATTCTCCTCTTCTCTTTCTTATAAAACAATTTCACCAATTCAAGATTGGCTTTATTATTCTCGGGCTTTGATTTTACCCTGCAAATATACGCATGCAGATCTTTATCGAAGCTGAGCGAAGAATCCTTTGAATTCGGCTTGACAACCACTGACCACCTAGTCATAATCCCGCCAGGTGTGCTTACACTTGGTGCATCTCAGGA of Candidatus Nanoarchaeia archaeon contains these proteins:
- a CDS encoding NUDIX domain-containing protein, giving the protein MPIKTCVGAVLYSLSGKIFLMTSPKWNGYIVPGGRIEDGETEERALRREINEELAIEISDLVRLGESEKQPSKDFIDPKMGFHFITYAARAMQTDITPNEEILTYGWYTIDEALKLPLVDSARKAIEGYKRKIKEKR
- a CDS encoding Rieske 2Fe-2S domain-containing protein yields the protein MAKVKVASIHDIPEGEVRKVEANGIEIALSHVDGAFHAVQHQCPHKGGPLGEGFLEGGVLNCPWHGWRFDVTTGKSKYDEKIKIKTFPVSVQGEDVFVEV
- a CDS encoding dockerin type I domain-containing protein, encoding IPSRNFGGWYQFDDFMLNAESADPEGGSINVKAYLFDSETPLCFDEDNGINVIHQGFTILASRRTDEENPLYSTEFDRCDPDSPTNLMEYYCDGNELVSTRIDCSNSGRVCIDGRCSAPCVDTDGRDSHVIGEVYVVGADSTWESHTDECKPPSHDNPYSTIALENTCQGNQRAVEEISCNDGEACLRGRCLASAQLEAELTECQQYNQYDGYSLTSPYVQNRVSLVRHYGWDGLGGFSILDQQEDFCTDSQTVQEFFCQETWDQNSRQYLWWVADRITPCPSGYSCSEGRCRQDETRFSNNQGDVNSDGLVTEADLIQLREWLERDLEHIPEADIDGDGLVDPYDAFLISRFLETGTFDFRYAVRNLLVRTATSTGLPLSSLYTLDTGRDEWVSGRLEEGNVMWQMEYKQKGASRQQCRPPVLNIKTKFRDRDIGRADQMYKLFPGLTTYPGFYELRYRKMRFTPDCDVWGDFELGPLLREYFIYSIFRHFGIPAVDPVAFAQVTFVSSDTDFDQGESYPYLILQRIDEEKDQIPFASQFSFVRLIESSDTVWDVSGDGFSGVSIQYSDLSSEMSGQEELRFDPDTAIRYSLLSDFTSLGDIATLHNVDYGLQSSGIWKHIPFDFDISFYCDFSTREVLNRIEQLPSELQPFYKQAYYRIAREIFDNPDNLNYMLALVDSYPFSDNTVKMKNTIKLRFYYYALYFGSSQFASDLGQEYVPFENQEAYVREAVRIAERESFDSICMENSRHRILLDLPLVLESRYKQPEIVPGPLAVRLTPHIYGDTIRMAVGDRTPPIIFHEANNQEITGRRVAVFWRAGGDSEGNPLFSDAPRGSVTNAREDQSLVHQAENGRPIWFDAGPVIQFNQPGYYELRMAVKGLDGTWSAPAIVTYIIGE
- a CDS encoding DUF167 family protein → MTRWSVVVKPNSKDSSLSFDKDLHAYICRVKSKPENNKANLELVKLFYKKEKRRIKIVSGLTSKKKMIEVLE
- a CDS encoding superoxide dismutase, which gives rise to MVHELPKLAYDFNALEPYIDTETMKLHHGKHHAGYVAKLNAALEKYPKLQGKDVKELLKDLNAIPEEIRTAVRNNGGGHANHSLFWAIMAPKAGGNPSGKIGKAITKAFGSFEAFKEKFSDAAATRFGSGWAWLVVDKGKLAIMSTANQDSPLSEGKIPVLGLDVWEHAYYLKYQNKRPDYIAAWWNVVNWKQVEENLTKAM